The following nucleotide sequence is from Solidesulfovibrio carbinolicus.
ACGGCTGGGGAGCCGGCCCGGGCGCGCTTATTGGCGCGGGCATCGGCGCGGTGGGCGGCGCGGCGCTTACCCAGCAGCCGAGCATGGAGCAGTACCGGGCCACGGTCTATCAGGACATCGCCACCTACGCCTGGCGGGCCGCGCCCATCGCCCCCGGCGGACTGATGCCCGGCTACCTCTACTTTCCGGCCAACCTCGGCATCCATTCCCTGCGGGTGGTGCTGCGCTACGACCAGCACGCCCAGACGTTTATCGTGCCCATCAACAACCCGGTCTGGTAGTTTTTCCCTCCCGCTGCAACGCCAAGCCCGGCCCGGAAGCGATTCCGGGCCGGGCTTTTTTTACGCCGCGCCCGCGTCACTGCCCACTGGCCGGCTGTCGCCCCGTCCGTCAAAACGTCAATCCTCGCCGATCCCCCCGTAACCCTTTTCCCCCGTTGGGGGGGCCGGGGGCCTCAGGCCCCCGGCCGCCGGAGGCAAAGATCAATCCCCGGACGGCGGCAGGGCTTCGAGCAGCTGCGGCAGGTCGTTGGCGACAATGGCCCAGATGATGTCCAGGTCCAGGGTATCGTAGCCGTGAATGAGCCGGTTGCGGCAGTCGATGACGTCGCGCCAGGGCACGGCCGGATAGCGGTCCCGGACGTCGAGGGGCACGCGGGAGGCGGCCTCGCCGATGATTTCAAGCAGACGGGTCAGGGCCAGTTCGAAAACCCGGTCGGCATCAAGATCCCGGCGCGTGCGCGAACCGGCCAGGGCCACGGCCTCCCGGGCATGGCGGGCCATGTGGCCCAGGGCAACGGAAGGGTCATGCCGCGACATAGCGGACAGCGGCTTCGGCCAGGACGGCGTTGCGAAATTCCGGGGGCAGGCAGGCCGGAGTGTTGAGATCGACCCGCCGGCCGAGCAGGGTCGAAAGTTCGCGCTCCAGGGCGAAAAAGGCCAGTCCGGGCGTACGTCCGGACTCGAATTCCACCAGAACGTCGAGGTCGCTATCCGGACCGAAATCGTCGCGAAGGGCCGAGCCGAAGACCGACAGCCGGCGGATGCGCCAGCGGCGGCAACACTCGGCCAGGGCGGCCTCGGGCAGGGCAAGGGGAAGCGCCATGGGGTCCTCGCTGGCCGTCATGGTAACGCATCCCGCCCTGGGCGTAAATCATCGCCGCCTGTTCTCCCAGGCCGCAAAAAAAGGGGAGCCCCCATACGGAGGCTCCCCTTGGCAGTGGCAGGGAAAGCGCGACTAGTCGCGGGGGCCGCGTTCGCGTCCGCCGCGGTCGTCGCGACGCGGGCCGCGATCATCGCGACGCGGGCCGCGCCGGTCGCCGCCGTCACGGCGCGGGCCGGCGGTCTTGGCGTAGTCGGCCGGATCGTAGGGGATGCCGCGCTCTTCGTTCATGACGGCCTTGCGCGACAGGCGCACGCGGCCAGTGGGTTCGACGTCAAGCACCTTGACCTCAAGCTCCTGGCCCATCTTGACCACGTCGGCCGGGCTGGCCACCCGCTCCACGTCGAGCTGGGACACGTGGACCAGGCCTTCGAGGCCCGGCAGGATCTCGACGATGACGCCGCACTCGATGATCTTGATGACCCGGCCCTTGTAGTTGGCGCCGACGTCGGCGTGCTGGTCATAGTAGAGCACCCGGGCCTTGGCCTTTTCCAGGGACTCCAAGGTCGGGGCGAAGATGGAGATCTTGCCCGTGTCCTCGATGTCGATGGATGCGCCGGTCTCGGCGGTCATGGCCTTGATGTTCTTGCCGCCAGGTCCGATCACTTCGCGGATCTTTTCCGGGTTGATGTGCACCACGGCCAGCTGCGGGGCCAGGGCCGACAGTTCGGGGCGCGGCTCGGCCAACACGGCGGCCATGCGGCCCAGGATGTGGACGCGGGCTTCCTTGGCCTGATAGAGCGCCTGGCGCATGACGTCCTGGGGGATGCCGGTGATCTTGATGTCCATCTGGATGCCGGTGACGCCGTCGGCGGTGCCGGCCACCTTGAAGTCCATGTCGCCCATGGCGTCCTCGTCGCCGAGGATGTCGGTCAGGACCAGGAAGTCGTCGCCTTCCTTGATGAGTCCCATGGCGATGCCGGCCACCGGGGCCTTGATGGGCACGCCGGCGTCCATGAGCGCCAACGACGCGCCGGCCACCGAGGCCATGGACGAGGAGCCGTTGGACTCCAGGACCTGGGAGACCACGCGCATGGTGAAGGGGAAGTCTTCGGGGCCGGGCAGCACGGGCAGGATGGACCGCTCGGCCAGGGCGCCGTGGCCGATGTCCCGACGCGACGGGCCGCGCAGCATTTTGACTTCGCCCACGCAGTAAGGCGGGAAGTTGTAGTGGAGCATGAAACGCTTGTACGTCTCGCCGTTAAGCGTCTCGATCTTCTGCTCGTCGCCGGTGGAACCCAGGGTGGCCACGCACAGGGCCTTGGTCTCGCCACGGGCAAACAGGGCCGAGCCATGGGTGCGCGGCAGCACGCCCACTTCGATGCCGATGGGGCGCACCGTGGTGACGTTGCGGCCGTCGAGGCGGATGCCGGTGTCCTTGATCAGGGCGCGCAGCAGTTTCTTTTCCATGGCCTCAAGGACTTCGCCGGCCTTCATCTTGTAGATGGGGGTGTCCGGGAAGGCGGCGACCACGGCTTCGAGGACGGCGGCCTTGACGGCGCGGCGGGCGTCGCGGCGGGCCATCTTTTCCTTGATGGTGAAAGCTTCCTTGAGCTTGGCTTCGCCGGCTTCGCGCACCACGGCTTCCAGCTCGACCAGGGGGGCCGGCGGGGTGAAGGCGATCTTGGCCTTGCCGGCCTTTTCGCGCAGCTGCTCCTGAAGGTCGAGCAGCGGCATCACGGCCTTGTGGCCGAATTCCAGGGCGTCGGCCAGGAGGTCTTCGGAGACGAAGCGTCCCGCGCCTTCGACCATGACCACGGCGTCACGGGAGGCGGCGAAGACCAGGTTCAGGTCCGTGCCGGCCGCGATCTGGGCCACGGTGGGGTTGAGGACAAACTGGCCGTCGATGTAGCCCACCCGGCCGCCGGCGATGGGACCCTGGAAGGGGATCTTGGAGAGGTGCAAAGCGGCGGACGCGCCGGTCAGGGCCAGAACGTCGGGTTCGACCTCGCCGTCGGCGGACAGCACCGTGGCGATGATCTGGACTTCGTCACGGAAGCCCTTCGGGAAAAGCGGCCGGCAGGGGCGGTCGATGAGCCGGCACACCAGCACCTCGCGCTCGGAGGGGCGGCCGATTTCGCGGCGGAAGTAGGAGCCCGGGATGCGGCCGGCGGCGTAGGCCATTTCCTGGTAGTCGACGACCAGGGGGAAAAAGCCTTTTTCCTCGGCCAGGGCCTGGGTGCAGGCGGTGACGAGCACCACCGTGCCGCCGGACTGGATCCAGACGGCGCCGTCGGCCTGGTTGGCCAGGCGGCCGGTTTCGATGGTCACGGTCTTGTCGCCGATGGCGGCTTCAAGCCGGATGGGGGAAAACGTCATTGTCATGAGGACCTCGTTGGATGGTGGGAAGGACGGAAGCGGTTGCCCTCCCGCCATGCAGCAGGCGCGGCGGCAGCCGGGACGGGCTGGAGTCCCGGGAGCGGGCGCGCATAATGCATGCGCGGGAAGGCGGGGCCCGGCGAACCGGGCCCCGTTGTTGCCGACTACTTGCGCAGTCCGAGCTTCGCGATAAGGTCGCGATAGCGCTGGACGTCTGTTTTCTTCAAGTAGTTGAGAAGCTTGCGGCGCTGGCCGACCAGCTTCAAAAGGCCCGTGCGGGAGTGGAAGTCCTTGGGGTGGCTCTTGAAGTGACCCGTCAGGTAGACGATGCGGGACGTCAGCAGGGCGACCTGGACCTCGGGAGAGCCGGTGTCGCCGTCGTGCTTTTTGTGTTCGCCAATAACCTGCGCCTTGTCTTCGGCAGTCATGACCACAGCGATATCCTCCTGGTTAGGGGGTGTTGTTGGTGGCGGGGGCGTCATTGCCGCCGCGCCGGGCCGGTTGCGGGTCTCCGAAAAGACCGCGCACGATGGCCCACCTGAGCCGGCCGCCCATCGCCTCGGCCCTGGCCAGAGCCAGGGGCAGGCGCGTTTCGTCTACGAGCAGGGCGTGGGTCCCGGGGGCGAAATCCCCCGTGACCGGGACACGGATGCCCCGGCGGACGTCATCCGCCGCGGCAGGGCCAAGCGTTGTCGTGGGCCAATGGGGCAGGGCTTTGTCGAGGGGAATGATC
It contains:
- the rpsO gene encoding 30S ribosomal protein S15, with amino-acid sequence MVMTAEDKAQVIGEHKKHDGDTGSPEVQVALLTSRIVYLTGHFKSHPKDFHSRTGLLKLVGQRRKLLNYLKKTDVQRYRDLIAKLGLRK
- a CDS encoding HepT-like ribonuclease domain-containing protein, encoding MSRHDPSVALGHMARHAREAVALAGSRTRRDLDADRVFELALTRLLEIIGEAASRVPLDVRDRYPAVPWRDVIDCRNRLIHGYDTLDLDIIWAIVANDLPQLLEALPPSGD
- the pnp gene encoding polyribonucleotide nucleotidyltransferase; amino-acid sequence: MTMTFSPIRLEAAIGDKTVTIETGRLANQADGAVWIQSGGTVVLVTACTQALAEEKGFFPLVVDYQEMAYAAGRIPGSYFRREIGRPSEREVLVCRLIDRPCRPLFPKGFRDEVQIIATVLSADGEVEPDVLALTGASAALHLSKIPFQGPIAGGRVGYIDGQFVLNPTVAQIAAGTDLNLVFAASRDAVVMVEGAGRFVSEDLLADALEFGHKAVMPLLDLQEQLREKAGKAKIAFTPPAPLVELEAVVREAGEAKLKEAFTIKEKMARRDARRAVKAAVLEAVVAAFPDTPIYKMKAGEVLEAMEKKLLRALIKDTGIRLDGRNVTTVRPIGIEVGVLPRTHGSALFARGETKALCVATLGSTGDEQKIETLNGETYKRFMLHYNFPPYCVGEVKMLRGPSRRDIGHGALAERSILPVLPGPEDFPFTMRVVSQVLESNGSSSMASVAGASLALMDAGVPIKAPVAGIAMGLIKEGDDFLVLTDILGDEDAMGDMDFKVAGTADGVTGIQMDIKITGIPQDVMRQALYQAKEARVHILGRMAAVLAEPRPELSALAPQLAVVHINPEKIREVIGPGGKNIKAMTAETGASIDIEDTGKISIFAPTLESLEKAKARVLYYDQHADVGANYKGRVIKIIECGVIVEILPGLEGLVHVSQLDVERVASPADVVKMGQELEVKVLDVEPTGRVRLSRKAVMNEERGIPYDPADYAKTAGPRRDGGDRRGPRRDDRGPRRDDRGGRERGPRD
- a CDS encoding nucleotidyltransferase family protein, which produces MTASEDPMALPLALPEAALAECCRRWRIRRLSVFGSALRDDFGPDSDLDVLVEFESGRTPGLAFFALERELSTLLGRRVDLNTPACLPPEFRNAVLAEAAVRYVAA